The Ornithinibacillus sp. 4-3 region TCAATTGCTACCTGGAATAAAACAGCCAGGGGAGATCGCTGAATTCATTGTAGACTTATTATTAAATGGTATGTTGAATGAAGAAAATAACAATCAATGATTAATTTTCTACTAAAAAAATTGTTATAAAATATAGTGGGTTCAAGTATTTTTACTACTAATTTCGTATACTTTCATTTTTCTTTCATTATTAGATGATAAACTTTTGCTACATATGACATAGAGAATCATATTTTCTATGAATAGGCGAGTTTTCATTCTTAATGAAAAAGGAGAAAATATATGTCTTTATTTAGTTGGATTATTGCTTTAATAGCGATTTTCGTAATGCTTGCATGTCTAATTCTTTCTTTTGTAGTTTCTTGGAAATTAACACATAATAATGTTAGAAAACCGGTTAATGATTCCCCTGAGAAATATGGTTTGGATTTTGAAAGGATTACTTTTCCGAGTCTGGATGGTACTTCTTTAAAAGGCTGGTTCATTCCTGCGCCACAACCCAAAAATATGACGATTATTTTTGCTCATGGTTATCGTAGCAATCGTTTGGAAAAGAAACTTCCTGCATTAAGGTTGGCAGAAGATTTAACAAAACAAGGTTTCCATGTATTGATGTTTGACTTCCGGAATTGTGGAGAATCTGGCGGAAGTGTTAGTTCCATTGGTTTATATGAACAGGAAGATATACTTGGTGCGATTCAATGGGTTAAAGAAAATCGTTCTTCTATGATCGGACTTATGGGTTTCTCTATGGGGGCTTCTGCTGCCTTGCTTGCAGCTGCTCGTGCACCCCAGGTGGTAGGCGTAGTTGCAGATAGCCCATTTGATGAGTTACCCACTTATTTGGCAGAGAAGTTTTATGTATGGACAAAGCTCCCAAGCTTTCCATTTACTCCATTGACCTTAGCTTTTATTAGAGTACATGTAGGAAATCCGAAAAATGTAAATCCTAAAAAAGCTCTAGAGAAAATCTTTCCACGCCCAATTTTATTTATTCATGGTGAAGATGATCAGAAGATTCCATGTGAAAATAGTATACGGATGCATGAATTCTACAAGGAGTATTCAACATTTTTAAAAATTTCTCATGCTGATCATATACAGGGTTATAGGTTGGACAGGGAAAAATACACTAAGCAAGTTGTTCAGTTTTTTGATAAAGTTGTTAGACAAGAAAGGACCCAAGATATAGAACAGCAAAAACAAACTAGTTGGTAAATGCTGTAATATTTCAATATTAGAAGTCTGAATTTTGGAATTTTTATTTCATATGAAGTAGTAGAAAACGCAGTTGTAGATATAATAGGAAAACAGATTTGAGTCTGTAAGATAGTGGAGAATAGCAATCATGAATTATATCCTATTTTTAACGTTAATCATATCAGCTATGCTAATGTGTCTTTTACTTATCTATTCATTTCGGCACAGAAGACAGCGTGGAGTTCGGTATTTTGCTTGGGTGATGGTTTGTCGAGTGATTTTTGGCTGTAGTGTCATCCTAGAGTTATACAATAGTGAGTTATCATCGAAATTATTCTTTCGACAAATCGAGCAGACTGCACTGGTGATGAATGTTCCACTAGTAATCCTGTGTGTGCTTGATTTATATGGTCGAGATGAATGGCTAAAATGGCAGCGACAGTCTCTCTTATTCCTTCCGTTTATTGGCTGGTCTGCGCTCATATGGACCAATGATAAAACACAAGCAATCTTTGAATCGGTCACTCTTGTTGATGGTTACTTAGAAGTATCGAGGACCAACTTAGCGTTTAGCTTTAATATTATCTGTTATTTTATTTTATTGATATGTGTTTATTTCTTTATTACTTACCTAAAAAAGGCGCGTCCAGAAATTCGCAAACCAGGTATTTTAATTGTTGTATTGGCATCAATTTCAGCAGTGGTGGAACTGATTAAATTAGTATACCCCAATCTATCTGAGTGGTTGCTTCCTCTTTCAGTGTATTGTGGGGTGTTTGGACTTATCATACTCTGGGTAGTTTATCAAAATAAATTGTTTACTATCGTCCCAATGGCAAGAGATTTTATCATGGACACAGTAAGAGAGGGAATTTTGACCGTAGACCAGAAAGGAAGGGTCATTGATTGTAATCATTTTATAAAGCCGTTATTTGCGAATACGGGTACGACTATTATTGGAAAGGATATTTCTGAGTTATTGCGGAATTGGCCTGAATGGCTAAATGCATGTAAGCAGCGACAAGAGGCAACAGTAGAAATGAAGAGTGAGATAAACGGGGAAGTGAAGTACTTTATCACAAAGGTTTATCCGCTTTACTCCAAGCGAGGCCTTATACTTGGGACAGTCTCTATCTTGTTTGATATCACAGAGAAGCAATATCGGTTAGAAGAAATCGCCCATCTTAATTTTATGAAAGATCAGTTGTTTACTCTTGTTTCTCATGATATTCGTGAACCGATTGCTACACAAGTGAGCTTGATAGAAATGCTGGAGGAAGACAGACAGAACTTTACATCAGAAAATGCTGAACTGGTTGATTTCTTAAGTGCGCAGATTCGTTCCACTTATATGACGGTTAACAATGTGTTGGAATGGTTTCGTGGTCAAAAAAATGATGTGTCACTTCATCCTGAATCGATAGCTTTGCTTGATCTGATTTATGAGGCTTATCGGATTTTGTTTATTAAAAGTAAGGAGAAGCATATTAATATCAATATTCGTGTCGATGAAACTATTTATGTATATGCAGATCGTGAGGCAGTAATTATGATCCTTCGTAACTTATTATCCAACGCTATCAAATTCTCTAATCGAGGGGCAACTGTTGAGGTTCTTGCAAAAAAATATCGAGGAAAAGAAATCATGATTACTGTATATGATGAAGGCATTGGAATGACAGAAGAAATGGTATGCAGCCTCCTAAATGAAGAATCCTTAATTTCAACTCTAGGTACAGAGAAGGAAAAAGGAACAGGACTCGGCTTACAAGTCAGTCGACAATTTGTGAAGATGAATGGTGGTGAATTCTGGGTGGAAAGTGAATTAGGAAAAGGTAGTGCCTTTCATTTTTCATTGAAAGAAGGTGAGAAAGTTGAGAGTTATGATTATTGATGATGAGCCTGCGATGCTTACTATTATGCAACGGTTATTATATAAAATAGATGGTGTAGAAGTGGTGACAAGTTTTCAGCATATAAAGGATGCGCTCCTGTTTACTCAAAAAGAAATGGTAGATATAGCATTTATTGATATTATGATAGCTGATGAAAGTGGGTTGGATCTTGCACGTCAGCTACGTGCTAGACAAGCAGATTTGGAGATTGTGTTCGTAACCTCACATCGGGAATATGCAGTTGATGCATTTGCTACGTATCCCTTAGATTATATGGTAAAGCCTGTATCACCAAAAAGACTGACACAAACGGTGGAAAGAGTTAAAGCCAAAAAAAGAAAAGCTGACAGCGAGAAGCCTGTAAAAATGTCGTCGAATCGACTAATAGTAAAAGCTTTAGGTGGTTTTGAAGTGAGCAGTTTAGAAGCTGGCGAGGTAAAGTTTATTTCAAAGAAGAGCCAGGAATTATTCGCCTTATTACTGCTACAGCGTGGACGAGCAGTATCGAAGGACAGGGTTATCGACGAAATGTTCTATGATATGCCGTTAGAGAATGCAGGAGGATATCTAAATACGATTGTTTACCAACTGCGTAAGGTCTTGCAGCCACATGGATTGAAATCAATTATTCGTTCTTTTGATGAGCAGTATATGGTGGAAATGGATCAAGTAGAGGTAGATTTTATTTCCTTTGAATCTTATATAAAAAGCAAAGAAGAGTGGAATGAAAATACGGTAAAAACGGCAATCGAATGGGATGCAAGATTTGCAGGTGATTTATATGAAAGCAAAGCATATACTTGGGCTGTACTCGAACAAGAGGCACTTGCATTACGATATCATGATTTTGCTGTTCGCCTTGTTCGTTGGCTACTAGAATATAATCAATTAACACAAGCGATTTTAGTTGCTAGGAAGTTAGTTTCCCGTAATGAACTGGATGTAGAAGGAAACACTCTTTTATTGCAGGCCTATCGTTTGGCAAAGGATGATACCTCTTTTCACAAGCATTATCAGCAGTTTTCCAAGCTGTATCATGAGGAGATGGGGAGCTTTCCATTAATAGAACAAGAGGTAATGAAGTTCTATAAAAAATAAATATTTAAAAGAGAGCATATTTTTTGCTCTCTTTTTTGTTGTTTGGAATTACTTATGAATATTTATTGATAATAGTTTTCCAAATGCAATGTGATTTCTATGCTTATACTGTTCGAGATAGCTATTCTTTCATTTTGTTTTCATTACAGAATGATAGATTGTTTCCAAGCATGTAAAAAGCTGGGAAATGCTAAATTATCTGTTCTGCATAGGAAGGTCTATCATTCTAGATCAAAGAAGGGGAGGAACGAGTAAAGTGACGCAAAAAGGAAAGCGCTATCAACAGATGCAGGAGTTTTTTAAGAAAATAAGTGGGGGGCTATTAATCATATTGTTGGTAGGTACAAGCTGGAATATCAACGCACTGCCTACAGTCGCAAGTACCCCTTTATCAATACCGATGGATACAGCGCGGCTTAGCGTAGGTAGTGGCCATACCGCTTTTTTACAAGAAGATGGCACCGTCACCGCTGTCGGACTTGATTCACAAGGTCAGCTAAATGTAGATGATTGGCAGGATATCGTTCAAGTTGCAGCAAACGGTTTCCATACGCTTGGTTTAACAAGTGCAGGCAGGGTTGTTGCTGTAGGTAATAATACGGATGGCCAACTAGATGTAGCAGACTGGAAAAATATTGTGCAAGTGGATGCAGGCAGTTACCATAGCGTTGGGGTAACAAACACAGGAGAGGTTGTTGCTACAGGGAGTAATTCGCATGGTCAGTTGGATGTAGAGCATTGGGAAGATATCATCCAAGTCTCTGCAGGAATACAGCATACCGTTGGGCTAAAGGAGGATGGTACTGTCGTCGCCGTTGGATATAATTCGAATGGTGCACTACATGTAGATGACTGGGAGGATATTGTGCAAATTTCCGCAGGTCCTTGGCATACTGTTGGATTAAAAGCAGATGGCACGGTTGTCTATACTGGAGGCATAATGGATATGTCGGGTGTAGCCGATTGGGAAAATATTGTCCAGGTCGCAGGCGGTAACAGTCATACTGTTGGGTTAAAGGAGGATGGCACCGTCGTAGCTACAGGAACGAATTGGGAAGGTGAAATGAATATAGAAGATTGGGAGGATATTATTCAAGTCTCCACCAAAGGAACGATTACGGTTGGTTTAAAAAGTGATGGCAGTTTGATTGGTGTAGGGTGGCAAGGGTTTGGTCACTTGGATTTCCTTCCTCAAGAGCCACAAGCCATAGAAGTCACAAGTATCGCTGATCCGGAAACAGATGTAGAAGTGACCTGGGAAGCCCCGGAGACTTGGGGGACAGGGATAGCGTCCTCACGTAAGTATGAATTGGAACAACAGGATGGAGAGGAATGGACTTTAGTAGCAGAGGTAGCTGGTGATCAGACATCATGGACAGGAAAACTGGCCGAGACAAAACAAACAACAATGCGTATTCGGGCAATTACTGCTGCTGGTGAATCTGTTTATACAGAATCTAATCCATTTCGAGTCGGTGCACCTGCTCCTCCAGATATAAGTGAATATCCAAAGCGAACCAATCAAACTGCTGTTGATATCTCAGGAACGGCAGAGCCGGGAATCGAAGTGAAATTAACCTATGGTGATGAAGAAAAAAGTGTAACAGCAGAT contains the following coding sequences:
- a CDS encoding alpha/beta fold hydrolase, whose translation is MSLFSWIIALIAIFVMLACLILSFVVSWKLTHNNVRKPVNDSPEKYGLDFERITFPSLDGTSLKGWFIPAPQPKNMTIIFAHGYRSNRLEKKLPALRLAEDLTKQGFHVLMFDFRNCGESGGSVSSIGLYEQEDILGAIQWVKENRSSMIGLMGFSMGASAALLAAARAPQVVGVVADSPFDELPTYLAEKFYVWTKLPSFPFTPLTLAFIRVHVGNPKNVNPKKALEKIFPRPILFIHGEDDQKIPCENSIRMHEFYKEYSTFLKISHADHIQGYRLDREKYTKQVVQFFDKVVRQERTQDIEQQKQTSW
- a CDS encoding response regulator; its protein translation is MIIDDEPAMLTIMQRLLYKIDGVEVVTSFQHIKDALLFTQKEMVDIAFIDIMIADESGLDLARQLRARQADLEIVFVTSHREYAVDAFATYPLDYMVKPVSPKRLTQTVERVKAKKRKADSEKPVKMSSNRLIVKALGGFEVSSLEAGEVKFISKKSQELFALLLLQRGRAVSKDRVIDEMFYDMPLENAGGYLNTIVYQLRKVLQPHGLKSIIRSFDEQYMVEMDQVEVDFISFESYIKSKEEWNENTVKTAIEWDARFAGDLYESKAYTWAVLEQEALALRYHDFAVRLVRWLLEYNQLTQAILVARKLVSRNELDVEGNTLLLQAYRLAKDDTSFHKHYQQFSKLYHEEMGSFPLIEQEVMKFYKK
- a CDS encoding histidine kinase N-terminal 7TM domain-containing protein, yielding MNYILFLTLIISAMLMCLLLIYSFRHRRQRGVRYFAWVMVCRVIFGCSVILELYNSELSSKLFFRQIEQTALVMNVPLVILCVLDLYGRDEWLKWQRQSLLFLPFIGWSALIWTNDKTQAIFESVTLVDGYLEVSRTNLAFSFNIICYFILLICVYFFITYLKKARPEIRKPGILIVVLASISAVVELIKLVYPNLSEWLLPLSVYCGVFGLIILWVVYQNKLFTIVPMARDFIMDTVREGILTVDQKGRVIDCNHFIKPLFANTGTTIIGKDISELLRNWPEWLNACKQRQEATVEMKSEINGEVKYFITKVYPLYSKRGLILGTVSILFDITEKQYRLEEIAHLNFMKDQLFTLVSHDIREPIATQVSLIEMLEEDRQNFTSENAELVDFLSAQIRSTYMTVNNVLEWFRGQKNDVSLHPESIALLDLIYEAYRILFIKSKEKHININIRVDETIYVYADREAVIMILRNLLSNAIKFSNRGATVEVLAKKYRGKEIMITVYDEGIGMTEEMVCSLLNEESLISTLGTEKEKGTGLGLQVSRQFVKMNGGEFWVESELGKGSAFHFSLKEGEKVESYDY